The window GAGAGACCTACCGCGACACCGGGAGTTACAGGAAGAGCGAGGACCAGTTCCTGCGCTGGATTCGTGGCCCGCTCGACAGCGGCATCAGGAACACGGGCGGAATCAGGGATATCGGCGCGGACCACTCGGACTCGCCAGCCGCCCTCGTCCTCGTCTCCAACGACAAGGGAGTCTCCCAGCACGACGACCCGTGGGAGGACACGCTTGCCGTGGATTCCGGGTACATCAGCTACTGGGGCGACGCCAAGGAGGGCAACCCGTACGACGACTCCGACCAGAACGACAAGGTAGTCGACGCGTTCGACCGGGCTGCGGCCGGCCGCCGCGAGGAGGTTCCGCCGGTGCTCGTGTTCCGGAAGCCGGAGTCCGGCGTGGTCCAGTTCTGCGGGCTGTGTGTCCCGGACTATCTCGAGGCCCGGCCCTACAGGGATGATGACGGCAACCGGGTGCCGAACTACCTGTTCCACTTCACGATTCTGAACACGCCGGAGGTCCCGGTCGAGTGGCTCCACTCCAGAGCCCGGGGCGGCAGCAACGAGGCCGCGCCCGACGAGTGGGAGACCTGGACCCGGACGGGCGAGGTGCACCAGTGGCCGACAGGAGTCCAGCGCGAGCAGAACGAGGGGTGGGTCCGCCGGTACGAACAGGCCGAGATTCCTGTCAGCGAGGACTTCCGGCAGGAGGCATTCGAACGGTACGGGCGAGCCTGCGTGATCACTGATATCCGCGAGGAGCCAGTGCTCGACCTCGCTCACGTCCTCCCGCGGAGCGAGCGTCCGGACCTGGCCGAGCACTCGGAGAATGTCCTCGTTCTGAACTCGCTCCATCACCGGGCGTTCGACGCGGATCTGTTCACTATCGACCCCGAAATGCGGTTGCGCGTTAGCCCCGCGTTCGACCCGGGACATCCGTTCCT of the Haloglomus salinum genome contains:
- a CDS encoding HNH endonuclease, with translation MGRAYRVGETYRDTGSYRKSEDQFLRWIRGPLDSGIRNTGGIRDIGADHSDSPAALVLVSNDKGVSQHDDPWEDTLAVDSGYISYWGDAKEGNPYDDSDQNDKVVDAFDRAAAGRREEVPPVLVFRKPESGVVQFCGLCVPDYLEARPYRDDDGNRVPNYLFHFTILNTPEVPVEWLHSRARGGSNEAAPDEWETWTRTGEVHQWPTGVQREQNEGWVRRYEQAEIPVSEDFRQEAFERYGRACVITDIREEPVLDLAHVLPRSERPDLAEHSENVLVLNSLHHRAFDADLFTIDPEMRLRVSPAFDPGHPFLRETIVEREGEEVRLPPDASVRGEFLEELNGSLSWV